In a genomic window of Phragmites australis chromosome 14, lpPhrAust1.1, whole genome shotgun sequence:
- the LOC133890565 gene encoding H/ACA ribonucleoprotein complex subunit 4-like, protein MSSTPPAVASPASEQAKSKKKKHKSKDATAAAAATDPPSLAEAEEKTDGYLIKPQSLVPSLDTSTWPLLLKNYDRLNVRTGHYTPLPSGHSPLKRPLAEFLRYGIINLDKPSNPSSHEVVAWIKRLLRSEKTGHSGTLDPKVTGNLIVCIDRATRLVKSQQGAGKEYVCVARFHAAVPDTARVARALEALTGAVFQRPPLISAVKRQLRVRTIYESKLLEHDTERHLAVFWISCEAGTYVRTLCVHLGLLLGVGAHMQELRRVRSGILGEQDNMVTMHDVMDAMWALDNYKDETYLRRVVMPLEVLLTSYKRLVVKDSAVNAICYGAKLMIPGLLRFENDIETGEEVVLMTTKGEAIAIGIAEMTTAVMATCDHGAVAKIKRVVMDRDTYPRKWGLGPVALKKKKLVAEGLLDKHGKPNEKTPAEWLRNVVLPTGGDVSIASIAAAPEPQKVKVEQDAVPTEEVNEKKKKKRQKDEEGADADASVPAKKIKVEEAAEAVEGEKSEKKKKKKKDKGESGSIEAVEVQETDNLADEKDGSEKKKKKKKSKEGSDAADPESAQNGDCVEAEKSEKKKKKKKSRDTEEAQ, encoded by the coding sequence TCGTCCACGCCGCCGGCCGTCGCGTCCCCCGCTTCTGAGCAGGCTaaatccaagaagaagaagcacaagTCGAAGGACGccaccgcagccgccgccgccaccgaccCGCCGTCGCTCGCCGAGGCCGAGGAGAAGACGGATGGCTACCTCATCAAGCCCCAGTCCCTGGTGCCGTCCCTCGACACCTCCACCTGGCCGCTTCTCCTCAAGAACTACGACCGCCTCAACGTCCGCACGGGCCACTACACACCGCTCCCCTCCGGTCACTCGCCGCTCAAGCGCCCCCTCGCCGAGTTCCTCCGCTACGGCATCATCAACCTCGACAAGCCGTCGAACCCATCCTCCCACGAGGTGGTTGCCTGGATCAAGCGCCTCCTCCGCTCCGAGAAGACCGGCCACAGCGGCACGCTCGACCCCAAGGTCACCGGCAACCTCATCGTCTGCATCGACCGCGCCACGCGTCTCGTGAAGTCGCAGCAGGGCGCCGGCAAGGAGTACGTCTGCGTCGCCCGCTTCCACGCCGCCGTGCCGGACACCGCCCGCGTTGCCCGCGCTCTCGAGGCCCTCACAGGCGCCGTGTTCCAGCGCCCGCCGCTCATCTCCGCGGTCAAGCGCCAGCTCAGGGTGCGGACCATCTACGAGAGCAAGCTCCTGGAGCACGATACCGAGCGCCACCTTGCGGTGTTCTGGATCTCCTGCGAGGCAGGTACCTATGTCCGGACACTCTGTGTGCACCTTGGCCTGCTCCTTGGTGTTGGTGCGCATATGCAGGAGCTGCGCCGTGTCCGGTCAGGGATCCTCGGGGAGCAGGACAATATGGTGACCATGCACGATGTGATGGATGCGATGTGGGCGTTAGATAACTACAAGGACGAGACCTACCTGAGGCGCGTCGTCATGCCGCTTGAGGTACTGCTTACTAGCTACAAGAGGCTTGTTGTTAAGGACTCTGCTGTAAATGCTATCTGTTATGGTGCCAAGCTTATGATCCCTGGGTTGCTCCGGTTTGAGAATGATATTGAGACTGGGGAGGAGGTGGTTCTCATGACTACAAAGGGGGAGGCGATTGCCATTGGTATTGCTGAGATGACCACTGCTGTCATGGCGACATGTGACCATGGTGCAGTGGCAAAGATCAAGAGGGTGGTGATGGACAGAGACACATACCCGAGGAAATGGGGGCTTGGCCCGGTGGCACTCAAGAAGAAAAAGCTGGTTGCTGAGGGCCTCCTCGACAAGCATGGGAAGCCAAATGAGAAGACACCAGCTGAGTGGCTTCGGAATGTTGTGCTTCCCACTGGTGGTGATGTATCAATTGCTAGCATCGCAGCTGCTCCTGAGCCACAGAAAGTGAAGGTGGAACAGGATGCAGTTCCGACTGAAGAGGtcaatgagaagaaaaagaagaagagacagAAGGATGAGGAGGGTGCTGATGCCGATGCTTCCGTTCCTGCGAAGAAGATCAAGGTTGAGGAAGCTGCCGAGGCAGTGGAAGGGGAgaagagtgagaagaagaagaagaaaaagaaagataagGGCGAATCAGGATCAATTGAGGCGGTGGAAGTGCAGGAGACGGACAATCTGGCTGATGAGAAGGATGGCAgcgagaagaaaaagaagaagaagaagagcaaggaagGAAGCGATGCTGCAGATCCAGAGAGTGCTCAAAATGGAGATTGCGTGGAAGCTGAGAAGagtgaaaagaaaaagaagaaaaagaagagtcGAGATACAGAGGAGGCACAGTAG